CACAtgaaccaaaacaaaactgCTTGGCTTGGGttcgacaacaacaaagtccCCGCCCGTCCCAGAGGTCGGCTCAGTGGAGGTCACACATTTGCCGGAAAGCAGAAAGCATCGCTGGtgaacctcctccacctcgtcaaTCTCGGCGTTTTCGATCTCAATCATGGTGACAAGATCACATACAGACTGTAGGTAAAGAGGACAATAAAGACGGAGATTTGACAGAGACAAGACGCTGGAGAACACCAAGTTTAATAGTTAACAAAATGTCGGTGACGCGCTCCAGCtttcatggtggtggtgttgttccAGGCAGAAGATGGAGCCCTGGGGTGATGCCCCACAGATGCCTGGACACAAGAACCAGGCCCCTGCCTAGCGCACCGATGGTAGGGCGCTGTGGGGCCTCGGCCCTGTCAAAGATGGAGTGGCGCCTGGGGTGCATCAACGTCGACCTGCATCGGCAGGCAGATGGGTGAATGAAAATTGCGATCTGTTTTTGATGCCAGTCCCGGTATATGGCGAGAATCTTCCTCACGTCCCAGACAAATGGCCAAGAGCGcaatgaaaaaaaaaaaaaccagaGCCGTTCAGACTtccatcaaacacccaaaGGCAAGTCCTCGAGAGACGGGGTATAGATCGATCATCACCACTTTCTGTTCCAAATCCCAGCACAAGTGCCAGGCAGAAAAATAGCGAAAGTAAAAGGGCCTCACTGTGTAGGTTTCGAGGATATCGTTCATCAACCCGGGTGGGATCTGTGGCTCCTTTGGGGAATACAGAAGAGGACGACTACTATAGAAATGATTCTCTGAAGTATTGTCGAcatgagaaaaaaaaaagaaaaaaagattgGAATTTTGGCAGAGAAGTCGAGAATATATACTGGGCAGTGGTGACCAGTGCGCCGCTGCATTCACTCGCACGGGCCAGGTGAAGTTTTAGGGGGGCAACCAACCGGGAGAGCAACCAGCAGAGCAACGAAGCAGGCCGGtcctggtgatgatgggagttCCAAGTGGGCCAAGATGTTAGCTGGAGATCAAGCTTCCCGAGCCATCAAGCCTTGTGGTGGTAGGCAGTGAATACGGCGGAGGATCAACATGGGAATTGGACGTCTTGCTGAGGTATCATCCGAAGAGTTGGGACAACAACGGCGGAGACTGTCTAAAGCACCACCACGTGGAATCAAGCCCCAGACTGGAGTGACGCAACCTGGAACCACGTCAGTGTGGACCAATGGCTGAAGCACAGGAGAGGTCAGTGAAAAGGACAAAGACGTTGCACAATACTAGCATCAGGGGCACCACCAGGCCAAATGACAGAGGCACAAAGAACGGTCCAAATGAGCTGGCGTTAAGCAAGCAACGGGAGCAGTACCCCCGAGCTACCCGAGTCCCTCACTCAAATAAGCTTCGACCAAGGTGTCTCCCATCTAGCGGCCGACATGAACCAGACACGGACGGCAATTTATAGTTTGCGCCTGCTCCCCTTTCTCTTGGACCGCAACGGCCATAAGCGCAACGTGGGTGACGTAGGAATAAGTTCCCAGCCATTGCAACGTACCACAGCTTCTCTTCTCTGTTTCCAGTCTTACCAGCCATCCTCGACAGCTTCAGCACCCTCTCAAGAACCAGTGCTGTCGTCGTGTgacaagaccatcaccaacgactCGTCGTCAAcactcccccgccgccgccgtcgccgccgccgcctcacCCACGCTGCAACCATTCTACCACCACATCGATAACCCCTTTCGCCCGGGGCTATGGGGCCCGACGAGATCGAGATGGTACCGCCCAAGACACCACGCGGTTTGCCCCCATCAGAAACAGATTACCAGCCCGTCAACTGGAAGAGGCTCTTTTTGCGCCCAAAGTACCTGGCCATGtgggtggtcttggtggttATTATCATTCTGACCGCCATCATTACCATCTACCACGacaaggttgttgaggtgggTGATATTGGACACTTTGACAATGTATGTGGTGGCAAGCAAGAGATACTGACTGCGCATCCTCTCCAGCATCTTCGGCCCTTTGCCGAGCAAGTGCGCCATCTACCCGGCGGGTGGCTAATACCaatcgtcatcctcatcgtgATATCGTTTCCACCTTTATTTGGCCACGAAATCATTGCATTACTGTGCGGAGTAGTATACGGATTATGGATTGGCTTCGGCATCGTGGCGGCAGGCACCTTTTTGGGAGAAGGTAGGTGGAATTCGTGCcgtggctggtgatggcagtGTCAAGATGCTGACAGGCCCAAACACAGTTGGTACTTGGTTCGCCTTCAAGTATCTATTTCGACAAAAGTCGGAGAAGCTCGAAAGGACAAGCTTGAGCTACGGCGCCCTGGCGCGCATCACTCGTGATGGGGGTTTCTGGGTATACCGCTTCCTGTCTTGAGACTAGAATTATCAGGCGACTAACATGTGGACGGTATAGATTGTCCTGATTATTCGCTTCTCGGCGATACCTACCCACTTTTCCACCGCCGTCTTTTCCACGTGCGGCGTGAACTTCTGGATCTTTGCCATTGCGACGTTCCTTACGCTTCCGAA
The sequence above is a segment of the Podospora pseudoanserina strain CBS 124.78 chromosome 5, whole genome shotgun sequence genome. Coding sequences within it:
- the TVP38_2 gene encoding Tlg2-vesicle protein (EggNog:ENOG503P0ZZ; COG:U); its protein translation is MGPDEIEMVPPKTPRGLPPSETDYQPVNWKRLFLRPKYLAMWVVLVVIIILTAIITIYHDKVVEHLRPFAEQVRHLPGGWLIPIVILIVISFPPLFGHEIIALLCGVVYGLWIGFGIVAAGTFLGEVGTWFAFKYLFRQKSEKLERTSLSYGALARITRDGGFWIVLIIRFSAIPTHFSTAVFSTCGVNFWIFAIATFLTLPKQIFLVYLGVLLLQDKPDDAPKNIVFGIAFVLTIVMAGYIGFKMRFVKKILIEEQEERRKALAMPTMDDTVNTGDGVLDPGRSEVRDPRTVEAQHKFLNRSSQYEALSQNDFSIAMPGPAAGNHTPLGEPSKGPSTAPSGWTTEAVNTPDSPGTPPNEYFGQQPAKGFQWV